The Achromobacter pestifer genome includes a region encoding these proteins:
- a CDS encoding holin yields MNDWEKNLAWLAGIGALIAVGRALTSTERLSWRVVIGRTILGSAVATVAALIYIPFPDAPMPVVVGAGAALGILGEQVLELAARRLISFKFGGDPK; encoded by the coding sequence ATGAATGATTGGGAAAAGAACCTTGCATGGCTGGCCGGCATTGGCGCACTCATCGCGGTGGGGCGAGCATTGACCAGCACCGAGCGCCTATCGTGGCGCGTCGTGATTGGGCGCACGATCTTGGGCAGTGCGGTGGCCACCGTGGCGGCTCTGATCTATATCCCGTTCCCGGATGCTCCGATGCCGGTGGTGGTAGGCGCTGGCGCGGCGCTGGGAATCCTGGGTGAACAGGTCCTGGAGCTGGCGGCGCGCAGGCTGATTTCCTTCAAGTTCGGAGGTGATCCGAAATGA
- a CDS encoding carbon-nitrogen hydrolase family protein, with the protein MTTKTIAALQIGSSPEGKARTLEDILAYESEIAASGASLVVMPEALLGGYPKGEIFGTRLGYRLPEGREAFARYYENAIDVPGPETEALAALSQRTGASLVVGVIERGGNTLYCTALFFEPATGLAAKHRKLMPTGTERLIWGQGDGSTLPVVDTEAGRIGGAICWENHMPLLRTAMYAKGVEIWCAPTVDERDIWQCSMRHIAHEGRCFVVSACQVQPSPAELGQDVPGWDANRPLINGGSVIVGPLGDVLAGPLRGKAGLLTAQVDTAELVRARYDFDVVGHYSRPDVFSLTVDERPRPAVRFVS; encoded by the coding sequence ATGACCACGAAAACCATCGCCGCCCTGCAGATCGGCTCCTCCCCCGAAGGCAAAGCCCGCACCCTGGAAGACATCCTCGCCTACGAAAGCGAGATCGCCGCGTCCGGCGCCTCGCTCGTGGTCATGCCCGAAGCGCTGCTGGGCGGCTATCCCAAGGGCGAGATCTTCGGCACCCGCCTGGGCTACCGCCTGCCCGAAGGCCGCGAGGCCTTTGCCCGCTACTACGAAAACGCCATCGACGTGCCCGGCCCCGAAACCGAGGCGCTGGCCGCCCTGTCGCAGCGCACCGGGGCCAGCCTGGTGGTGGGCGTGATCGAACGCGGCGGCAACACGCTGTATTGCACCGCCCTGTTCTTCGAACCCGCGACCGGCCTGGCCGCCAAGCACCGCAAGCTCATGCCCACCGGCACCGAGCGCCTGATCTGGGGCCAGGGCGACGGCTCGACCCTGCCGGTCGTCGACACCGAGGCCGGCCGCATCGGCGGCGCCATCTGCTGGGAAAACCACATGCCGCTGCTGCGTACCGCCATGTACGCCAAGGGCGTGGAAATCTGGTGCGCGCCTACCGTGGACGAGCGCGACATCTGGCAGTGTTCGATGCGCCACATCGCCCACGAAGGCCGCTGCTTCGTGGTCAGCGCCTGCCAGGTGCAGCCCTCGCCCGCCGAACTGGGCCAGGACGTGCCAGGCTGGGATGCCAACCGTCCGCTGATCAACGGCGGCTCGGTCATCGTCGGCCCGCTTGGCGACGTGCTGGCGGGGCCTCTGCGCGGCAAGGCCGGCCTGCTGACCGCCCAGGTCGACACGGCGGAACTGGTGCGCGCCCGCTACGACTTCGACGTGGTGGGCCACTACTCGCGCCCCGACGTCTTTTCCTTGACCGTGGACGAACGCCCGCGCCCCGCCGTGCGCTTCGTCTCCTGA
- a CDS encoding tyrosine-type recombinase/integrase: MPTFRKRGTSWRAEVARNGHRESATFATKREAMDWANRRELELANARAGKVTRWTLADVMQRYADEVSPEKAGARWEKARIAAIKKDRVAKLVMQDIGPAELADWRDRRLAEVQGATVLREIGLLRAIWTRAKLGEWRYVDHDPWPDVIKPRDNPARKVIFTDKQAEAVVSALGYAGGTPKDKREQTAVAFLLALETAMRSGEILTLEWKHVHLERRMLHLPKSKNGDARDVPLSRRAVELLESMKGIHQELVFTVNAGLRDAYFRQGKTLAAVDGPTFHDARATAITRLAKKLELLELARMVGHRDPRSLMVYYRESATEIAAKLD; the protein is encoded by the coding sequence ATGCCCACATTCAGAAAGCGCGGCACGTCCTGGCGGGCCGAAGTCGCCCGCAATGGACACCGTGAAAGCGCCACCTTCGCCACCAAGCGCGAGGCCATGGACTGGGCCAACCGCCGCGAGCTGGAACTGGCGAACGCCCGCGCCGGCAAGGTGACGCGCTGGACCCTGGCGGACGTCATGCAGCGGTATGCCGACGAGGTCAGCCCGGAAAAGGCTGGCGCCAGGTGGGAAAAGGCCAGGATTGCCGCCATCAAGAAGGACAGGGTGGCCAAGCTGGTGATGCAGGACATAGGACCGGCCGAGTTGGCGGACTGGCGTGATCGGCGGTTGGCAGAGGTGCAGGGTGCTACGGTCCTACGCGAGATAGGCCTGCTGCGCGCCATCTGGACCCGGGCCAAGCTCGGGGAATGGCGGTATGTGGATCATGACCCATGGCCCGACGTAATCAAGCCGCGGGACAACCCGGCGCGCAAGGTGATCTTCACCGACAAGCAAGCCGAGGCAGTCGTGTCCGCGCTGGGCTATGCCGGAGGCACGCCCAAGGACAAGCGCGAGCAGACGGCGGTAGCTTTCCTGCTGGCCCTGGAGACGGCCATGCGATCGGGGGAAATCCTGACCCTGGAATGGAAACACGTGCACCTGGAGCGCCGCATGCTGCATCTGCCCAAGTCCAAGAATGGAGATGCGCGCGACGTTCCGCTTTCACGCCGCGCCGTCGAACTGCTGGAGTCGATGAAGGGGATCCACCAGGAACTGGTGTTTACCGTGAATGCCGGCCTGCGGGATGCCTACTTTCGGCAGGGCAAAACCCTTGCAGCCGTCGACGGGCCCACATTCCACGACGCGCGCGCTACGGCTATCACACGCCTCGCCAAGAAACTGGAATTGCTGGAGCTGGCGCGCATGGTGGGTCACCGCGACCCGCGCAGCCTCATGGTCTACTACCGCGAGAGCGCCACCGAGATCGCAGCAAAGCTGGACTGA
- a CDS encoding LysR substrate-binding domain-containing protein, whose translation MNQIDIESADLNLLKVFEAIYDEGGAGRAALRLGVTQSAVSAALGRLRALYGDPLFTRTGRGLSPSLRARELRPVIGEALDKCRQSLSLARPGAAGFAGRSVTLGLSDDFEIALGRDAIRALAESAPGLRIIFRQTHSRLAADMLMAREADLVIASGGLTTQALQRVTVGQGGYACLLDPASLEPGQISLSLEEFIRRQHILVSSGGFIGVVDEVLHGLGLTRRVQASTTHFSALAFLLPGSDALSTLPAHAARGLAAASGLRMLPCPVAMPGYAIEMGWRADALRDEAVAVVRRGLLALLNGYEWERAA comes from the coding sequence ATGAACCAGATTGATATCGAGTCGGCCGACCTGAACCTGCTCAAGGTGTTCGAGGCCATCTACGACGAGGGCGGAGCGGGGCGTGCGGCGTTGCGCCTGGGCGTGACGCAGTCGGCCGTCAGCGCGGCGCTGGGCCGGCTGCGCGCGCTGTATGGCGATCCCCTGTTCACGCGCACGGGCAGGGGGCTGTCGCCCAGCCTGCGGGCGCGCGAGCTGCGGCCCGTCATCGGCGAAGCCCTGGACAAGTGCCGCCAGAGCCTGTCGCTGGCGCGGCCGGGCGCGGCGGGCTTCGCCGGCCGCTCGGTCACGCTGGGCCTGTCGGACGATTTCGAGATCGCGCTGGGGCGGGACGCGATCCGCGCGCTGGCGGAAAGCGCGCCGGGGCTGCGCATCATTTTCCGGCAGACCCACAGCCGCCTGGCCGCCGACATGCTGATGGCGCGCGAGGCGGATCTGGTGATCGCCTCGGGCGGATTAACCACGCAGGCCTTGCAGCGCGTGACGGTCGGGCAGGGCGGCTATGCCTGCCTGCTGGATCCCGCCAGTCTAGAACCGGGCCAGATCTCGCTGTCGCTGGAGGAATTCATCCGCCGCCAGCACATCCTGGTGTCGTCCGGCGGCTTCATTGGCGTGGTGGATGAAGTGCTGCACGGGCTGGGACTGACGCGTCGAGTGCAAGCCTCGACCACGCATTTTTCGGCGCTGGCCTTCCTGCTGCCGGGCAGCGATGCCCTGTCGACCTTGCCCGCGCACGCGGCGCGCGGCCTGGCCGCGGCGTCCGGCCTGCGCATGCTGCCGTGCCCGGTCGCCATGCCGGGATACGCCATCGAAATGGGCTGGCGCGCCGACGCCTTGCGGGATGAGGCGGTGGCCGTGGTCAGGCGCGGCTTGCTGGCCTTGCTGAATGGCTATGAATGGGAGCGCGCCGCCTAG
- a CDS encoding DUF3800 domain-containing protein, producing the protein MSRELVLYCDESDISGKHFANFYGGALVESTHLQEVVSTLQAAKDRLNLGAEVKWQRITENYAGKYIQLMDETFALMREGKLKMRVMFTQNYFGAKQLTPAQRENGFFLLYYQFVKHAFGFRYCGGDLGAAKARIYFDKLPDTDEKCQAFKGFVSGLNRSREFRGAGLSIAEDQIAEVDSKEHVLLQCLDVVLGAMQFRLNEKHKEKPEGARIRGKRTRAKEVVYRHINGLIREIYPNFNIGISTGGEPEMRWHHPYRHWLFKPADFEIRPQYAKRK; encoded by the coding sequence ATATCCCGTGAGCTGGTTCTTTACTGTGATGAATCCGATATCTCAGGCAAGCATTTCGCAAATTTCTATGGAGGCGCGCTAGTTGAATCCACCCATCTTCAGGAGGTGGTTTCAACTTTGCAGGCGGCTAAGGATCGGCTGAATCTTGGTGCAGAGGTCAAATGGCAGAGAATCACCGAGAACTATGCGGGCAAATACATCCAGTTGATGGATGAGACCTTTGCGTTGATGCGGGAGGGCAAGCTCAAGATGCGGGTGATGTTCACCCAGAATTACTTCGGCGCAAAGCAACTGACGCCCGCCCAAAGAGAGAACGGATTCTTCCTGCTCTACTACCAGTTCGTCAAACACGCCTTTGGGTTTAGGTACTGTGGCGGCGATCTGGGCGCCGCTAAAGCACGCATCTATTTCGACAAGCTCCCAGATACCGATGAAAAGTGCCAGGCCTTCAAGGGGTTCGTGTCAGGGCTAAATAGGAGCCGTGAGTTCCGCGGCGCCGGCCTTTCAATCGCTGAGGATCAGATCGCCGAAGTGGATTCCAAAGAGCATGTCTTACTGCAATGCCTCGATGTAGTCCTTGGCGCGATGCAATTTCGTCTCAACGAAAAACACAAGGAAAAGCCGGAGGGAGCGCGGATACGCGGAAAGCGGACCAGGGCAAAAGAGGTCGTCTATAGGCATATTAATGGCCTGATCAGAGAGATCTACCCTAATTTCAATATTGGGATCAGTACCGGTGGAGAGCCTGAGATGCGTTGGCATCATCCCTATCGCCATTGGCTTTTCAAGCCGGCCGACTTTGAGATTCGACCTCAATATGCAAAGCGGAAATAG
- a CDS encoding M15 family metallopeptidase, with protein MSGFQLSQRSLTRLAGVHPDLVEIVKLAIQRTAVDFTVVEGVRTVEQQREYVARGASKTMASYHLPQADGLGHAVDLAPLIDKAIPWKNWQAFADLAAVVRECAAELGVPVEWGGDWKMRDGPHFQIPRDWKGRA; from the coding sequence ATGAGCGGATTTCAACTATCCCAGCGCAGCCTGACGCGGTTGGCGGGCGTCCATCCTGACCTGGTCGAGATCGTGAAGCTGGCCATCCAGCGCACGGCGGTGGACTTCACGGTGGTGGAGGGTGTCCGCACGGTCGAGCAACAGCGCGAGTACGTCGCGCGGGGTGCCAGCAAGACCATGGCCAGCTACCACTTGCCGCAAGCGGACGGGCTCGGCCACGCCGTCGACCTGGCGCCCCTGATCGACAAGGCCATTCCCTGGAAAAACTGGCAGGCGTTCGCTGATCTGGCCGCGGTGGTCAGGGAATGCGCCGCGGAGCTGGGCGTGCCGGTGGAGTGGGGCGGGGACTGGAAGATGCGCGACGGCCCGCATTTCCAGATTCCGCGCGACTGGAAGGGGCGGGCATGA
- a CDS encoding host specificity factor TipJ family phage tail protein: MGFAVGTKKPRRQPNQEVMAASVKGDVCAGVLPVSAAQITDMATGTNVAPKSQEDVLALRALPGPFVVEVSPGEVGFWTALAVALATSTASMILTSIFAKEPPNATARNVQQESPNNGLSERVNSVRVNGRVPDIYGQVRSTPDLLSPPYKIFENHVEKEVAFMCIGRGAYDVHDVRDDTTMVSEIAGASVEVYAPFTSPNSGDAPQLRIGNVIGLPVITAKRVNSVNGQVLQPQDFGSVVRRGMIFKSPNQVISQDPDIDFADLFIPGDNVQIQNAVQTQGTYSFTPAGGATFRSENSAAPTWGEIDFSGDHTANWSAGQIVTVSNGYVTWTDHTGGDADEPYTASSNVTAIYGVVSVNYVPVPGVTRLRLDVSLNSSAWGAFKIAPNPVTGSPTLTRPSDTVQFDLSGQYVVTTVTSSLLTLNNPALVNPDWTVMETSFGGQSSVLTPTLTTTGERWSGWFAVEAIQPITRIIANVVALNGLYKDNGRQQYRRDVVYRFEGQRLDESGDPTGPVLDFERTIVGSAVSRSTRADTLDVGLAGDLSTRWRFRARRITDSDTDFEGSVVDEIKWRDLYACSSVAQEDFGDVTTVHAVMFATDGALAIKERKLNALVTRRLPRRIQGSTFTTDLFATRSVADILSAVCLDPQIGNRPKREIDFDNFYQVEADIVAYFGVDVAQFNYTIDSDNLSFEETVSMIAEAVFCRAYRRGSVIRLFFERENENSAILFNHRNKLPGSEQRTEGSPVENDGIEYQWINPANDAAETIYLPPDRSAVNPKRIESVGVRIEAQAKIHAYREWNKLQYQDVLTEFDALPEANLLTISERILCADNTRAGSQDGDIVSVDTSNPLLVELSQPVDWNGPGPFRIFLQNTDGQVESIAVQSGGSARLALLAHAPRTPIVLRGVGYNPTAYILGKGDSPRQAQPFLITEKGVPNDDGTIPLTAINYDARYYQNDLDFA; the protein is encoded by the coding sequence AAGTCAGTCCGGGTGAGGTTGGGTTCTGGACCGCGCTGGCAGTGGCGCTTGCGACGTCGACTGCGTCGATGATTCTGACATCGATCTTCGCCAAAGAACCGCCGAATGCGACAGCTCGGAATGTGCAGCAAGAATCACCGAACAATGGCCTCTCCGAGCGCGTCAATAGCGTCCGAGTGAATGGCAGGGTGCCCGACATATATGGGCAAGTTCGCTCGACGCCCGATCTCCTTTCGCCTCCCTACAAAATATTTGAGAACCATGTGGAGAAAGAGGTCGCGTTCATGTGCATCGGGCGCGGCGCATACGACGTTCATGATGTCCGCGATGACACGACGATGGTGTCTGAGATAGCCGGAGCATCCGTCGAAGTGTATGCTCCGTTTACATCGCCCAACAGCGGAGATGCACCGCAACTACGCATTGGGAACGTCATAGGCTTGCCTGTCATCACGGCGAAGCGCGTCAACAGCGTGAACGGGCAAGTGCTGCAACCTCAAGACTTTGGAAGCGTAGTTCGGCGAGGAATGATCTTCAAGTCGCCGAATCAGGTTATCTCCCAAGATCCGGACATTGACTTTGCCGATCTGTTCATCCCAGGTGATAACGTTCAGATCCAGAATGCCGTTCAAACGCAGGGTACATACTCTTTCACTCCCGCAGGGGGCGCGACGTTTCGTTCGGAGAATTCCGCGGCGCCAACTTGGGGAGAGATCGACTTTTCTGGGGATCACACGGCCAATTGGTCGGCAGGTCAAATTGTCACCGTATCAAACGGATATGTGACTTGGACCGATCACACAGGCGGTGATGCTGATGAACCCTACACAGCAAGCAGTAACGTTACCGCGATCTATGGCGTAGTCAGTGTTAACTACGTACCTGTGCCAGGCGTCACTCGTCTGCGCTTAGATGTCTCGCTGAATTCATCCGCGTGGGGGGCGTTCAAGATTGCTCCGAATCCTGTGACGGGTAGCCCGACACTGACTAGGCCGTCAGATACGGTTCAATTCGATCTGTCTGGGCAGTATGTGGTGACAACGGTCACTTCCAGTTTGTTGACCCTGAACAATCCGGCCTTGGTCAACCCCGACTGGACTGTGATGGAGACAAGTTTTGGGGGGCAATCGTCAGTCTTGACGCCAACACTGACCACGACAGGGGAACGATGGTCCGGTTGGTTCGCGGTTGAAGCCATCCAGCCAATCACCAGGATCATCGCTAACGTTGTCGCGCTAAACGGTCTGTACAAGGATAACGGACGCCAGCAATACCGGCGTGATGTTGTCTATCGTTTCGAAGGTCAGCGCCTTGACGAGAGCGGCGATCCCACGGGACCAGTATTGGACTTTGAGCGCACGATCGTTGGTTCCGCAGTGTCACGCTCGACTCGCGCAGATACGCTTGACGTCGGCCTGGCTGGAGATTTGAGTACGCGATGGCGCTTCCGTGCACGTCGCATCACAGACTCGGATACAGATTTCGAAGGGTCTGTGGTCGACGAGATCAAGTGGCGTGATTTGTATGCATGCAGCTCCGTCGCTCAGGAAGATTTTGGTGACGTGACGACTGTGCATGCGGTTATGTTCGCCACTGATGGGGCGCTGGCGATCAAAGAAAGGAAGCTTAATGCTCTTGTGACGCGCAGGCTTCCACGACGAATTCAAGGATCAACATTTACAACAGATCTCTTCGCCACCCGGAGCGTCGCCGATATTCTTTCGGCTGTTTGTCTAGACCCGCAAATAGGTAACCGCCCCAAGAGAGAGATTGATTTTGACAATTTCTACCAGGTAGAGGCAGATATAGTTGCCTACTTCGGCGTAGATGTTGCGCAGTTCAACTACACCATAGATAGCGATAATTTGTCGTTTGAAGAGACTGTTTCTATGATCGCCGAGGCGGTCTTTTGCCGCGCATACCGGCGTGGTAGCGTGATCCGGCTTTTCTTCGAACGCGAGAATGAGAATTCGGCGATTCTCTTCAACCATCGAAACAAGCTGCCTGGCTCTGAACAACGCACCGAGGGGAGCCCAGTCGAGAACGATGGGATTGAGTACCAATGGATCAACCCGGCGAACGATGCCGCTGAGACTATCTATCTCCCGCCGGACAGATCGGCGGTGAACCCGAAGAGGATTGAGTCGGTTGGAGTCCGGATTGAAGCGCAGGCAAAGATCCACGCATACCGGGAGTGGAATAAACTGCAGTACCAGGACGTCCTGACCGAGTTTGATGCGCTTCCAGAGGCCAACCTTCTCACGATTAGTGAGCGAATTTTGTGCGCCGACAACACCAGGGCTGGCAGCCAAGACGGAGACATTGTCTCCGTCGACACCAGCAATCCGTTGCTGGTCGAGTTGTCGCAGCCGGTCGACTGGAATGGGCCTGGTCCGTTCCGGATCTTTCTACAGAACACAGACGGCCAGGTTGAATCTATCGCGGTGCAGAGTGGTGGGAGCGCCAGACTTGCTCTATTGGCGCATGCGCCACGGACCCCAATTGTCCTTCGAGGTGTCGGATACAACCCCACGGCCTACATTCTTGGCAAAGGCGATAGCCCGCGGCAAGCCCAGCCGTTTCTCATAACAGAGAAAGGTGTGCCGAATGATGATGGAACGATTCCATTGACAGCCATTAACTATGACGCGCGGTATTACCAGAACGATCTGGATTTCGCGTAA